A window of the Cuculus canorus isolate bCucCan1 chromosome 3, bCucCan1.pri, whole genome shotgun sequence genome harbors these coding sequences:
- the LOC128851686 gene encoding uncharacterized protein LOC128851686 — translation MYSIVYSPFHCRKSQAVRLTRVVPRWGYYTPDFCAEGTWCHSERPSTGRAQLPFRAGTPRSKEPAGPNSSPNPENFAAISPKADTWKERAQSSEWDFPKPSVRGRRLFSAARRIPAPRIPAPRIPVPHIPTPHIPAPHTPAPRIPASRIPAPRIPAPSLAAGTGKGAPRGHSPPAAPPPPYRAPRSRPAAGAAPPLPPSRAAPAAPPPPLPWRLRQAHLDQRRPTPTPPTPAPSLFQGMEHHGLVKAGEDL, via the exons ATGTACAGCATAGTCTATTCTCCATTTCACTGCCGTAAATCCCAAGCTGTCCGACTGACGCGGGTGGTACCACGCTGGGGTTACTACACACCGGACTTCTGTGCTGAGGGCACTTGGTGCCATTCTGAGAGACCTTCAACAGGAAGG GCACAGCTCCCCTTCAGAGCCGGCACCCCTCGCTCTAAGGAGCCCGCGGGACCAAACAGCTCTCCAAACCCTGAGAACTTCGCGGCAATTTCGCCCAAAGCTGATACATGGAAGGAACGAGCGCAATCCTCCGAATGGGACTTTCCGAAGCCGTCCGTGCGGGGACGGCGTTTGTTCTCCGCCGCGCGGCGCATCCCTGCCCCGCGCATCCCTGCCCCGCGCATCCCTGTCCCGCACATCCCTACCCCGCACATCCCTGCTCCGCACACCCCAGCTCCGCGCATCCCTGCCTCTCGCATCCCTGCCCCGCGCATCCCGGCTCCGTCCTTAGCGGCAGGGACGGGGAAAGGGGCTCCCCGTGGCCACAGCCCCCCGGCAGCGCCCCCTCCTCCTTACCGCGCTCCCCGCTCCCGTCCCGCCGCCGGGGCAGCGCCGCCCCTTCCCCCGAGCCGGGCGGCGCCCGCCGCTCCCCCGCCGCCGTTGCCATGGCGACTGCGCCAAGCCCATCTGGACCAGAGGCGGCCGacacccaccccccccacccccgcccccAGCCTCTTCCAAGGGATGGAGCATCATGGACTGGTtaaggctggagaagacctctaa